Proteins co-encoded in one Acetonema longum DSM 6540 genomic window:
- a CDS encoding exosporium glycoprotein BclB-related protein, which translates to MPTCPPGVVTGATGVTGVTGATGATGATGATGATGATGAAGPTGPTGATGGAAGATGATGATGATGDPGATGATGATGDPGATGATGATGDPGATGATGVTGDPGVTGVTGVTGDPGATGATGATGATGTTGDPGVTGATGVTGVTGETGVTGATGATGATGATGETGATGATGPTGEVGATGATGLGAIIPFASGSPVTVTTVLGGVLGTAGLAGFGNSVSGVSLAGGTIDLTSTGTGALLNFAFSMPRAGTITSIAAYFSTAVALTLVGSTVTITAQLYSSTTPDNIFTPIPGAVVTLAPPLTGVVALGTISNGITTGLAIPVTEETRLLMVFSAAVTAGIDVAAVVVGYASAGATIV; encoded by the coding sequence GTGCCTACGTGTCCCCCTGGAGTTGTTACAGGGGCGACCGGAGTAACCGGGGTTACTGGAGCTACAGGGGCGACCGGAGCAACCGGGGCTACTGGAGCTACAGGGGCGACCGGAGCAGCTGGACCTACTGGACCTACTGGAGCCACAGGGGGAGCGGCTGGAGCAACAGGAGCGACTGGAGCAACCGGAGCAACAGGCGATCCCGGAGCGACCGGGGCAACCGGAGCAACAGGCGATCCTGGAGCGACCGGGGCAACCGGAGCAACAGGCGATCCCGGAGCGACCGGAGCAACCGGAGTCACAGGCGATCCCGGAGTAACTGGAGTAACTGGGGTCACAGGTGATCCTGGAGCCACAGGGGCTACCGGAGCAACTGGTGCTACAGGAACCACTGGCGATCCTGGAGTGACAGGGGCTACAGGAGTGACGGGGGTTACAGGTGAGACTGGAGTAACAGGGGCTACTGGAGCTACTGGAGCTACTGGAGCTACTGGAGAAACCGGTGCAACTGGTGCTACCGGACCTACCGGCGAGGTTGGGGCCACTGGCGCTACTGGTTTAGGCGCCATAATTCCCTTTGCATCAGGGAGTCCGGTTACAGTAACAACTGTCTTAGGTGGAGTACTTGGTACCGCCGGTCTTGCCGGTTTTGGAAACTCTGTTTCCGGTGTCAGTCTTGCTGGTGGAACAATCGATCTTACTAGTACAGGTACAGGCGCCTTGCTAAACTTTGCGTTTTCAATGCCGCGCGCCGGAACAATAACTTCAATAGCAGCCTATTTTAGCACTGCGGTGGCGTTAACTCTCGTAGGATCAACTGTAACAATTACAGCTCAATTATATAGTTCCACCACACCAGACAATATTTTTACTCCCATTCCAGGTGCTGTTGTAACATTGGCTCCACCTCTCACAGGCGTAGTTGCGCTTGGGACAATTAGCAACGGCATTACTACTGGGCTAGCAATACCCGTAACCGAAGAAACCCGTTTACTAATGGTCTTTAGCGCGGCAGTTACGGCAGGCATTGATGTTGCGGCGGTTGTTGTAGGCTATGCAAGCGCGGGAGCCACAATTGTTTGA
- a CDS encoding asparaginase produces MKNIMILATGGTIAGVAHSGADTIHYQPAVLPVEALLSEIGPLKDIASLSSEQIAQIDSADMTQDIWLLLANRANVLLQQPDIDGIVITHGTDTLEETAYFLNLAIKSGKPVVLVGAMRPSTAISPDGPMNLYNGIILAASPAARDKGVLVALNDTINSSRDVTKTNTSLQDTFKAPELGYLGYLADGSPYFYRIPTRRHTYMTEFNIGTITELPQVDILYGHVNDNGALAYAAAANGAKGIVYAGVGNGNMSQAIKQAFRELQSQGVVIVRSTRVNNGIVSRNGAVDDDHYHFVAADTLSPQKARILLMLALTKTRDTSEIQEIFWRY; encoded by the coding sequence ATGAAAAATATTATGATCCTTGCCACAGGAGGCACAATTGCCGGAGTTGCCCACTCAGGCGCCGACACGATCCATTACCAGCCGGCCGTACTGCCGGTAGAGGCCCTTCTGTCAGAAATCGGCCCGTTAAAAGATATTGCCAGCCTTAGCAGCGAACAGATTGCTCAAATCGACAGTGCGGACATGACACAAGATATCTGGCTGCTGCTGGCTAACCGCGCGAATGTTTTACTGCAGCAGCCAGATATTGACGGCATTGTCATTACCCATGGCACAGACACCCTAGAGGAAACGGCTTATTTTCTCAATCTGGCGATCAAAAGCGGCAAACCGGTGGTGCTGGTAGGCGCCATGCGCCCTTCAACCGCTATCAGTCCAGATGGTCCCATGAATCTGTACAACGGAATTATTTTGGCAGCCAGTCCCGCCGCCAGGGACAAAGGGGTTCTTGTAGCCTTAAACGATACGATCAATTCCAGCCGGGATGTAACGAAAACAAACACATCTCTGCAGGATACCTTTAAAGCGCCTGAATTGGGCTATTTAGGCTATTTAGCCGATGGCAGCCCCTATTTTTACCGCATCCCCACCCGCCGCCATACCTATATGACGGAGTTCAACATCGGGACTATCACAGAATTACCGCAAGTGGATATCCTCTACGGCCACGTCAATGATAATGGCGCCCTGGCTTATGCCGCTGCCGCCAATGGCGCCAAGGGAATCGTTTATGCCGGTGTAGGCAACGGCAACATGTCCCAGGCAATAAAGCAGGCTTTCCGCGAACTGCAAAGCCAAGGCGTAGTCATTGTCCGCAGCACCCGGGTTAATAACGGCATTGTAAGCCGCAACGGGGCAGTGGATGATGATCATTATCATTTTGTTGCCGCCGATACCCTTAGCCCGCAAAAGGCCCGAATTCTTCTGATGCTAGCCTTGACTAAAACCCGCGACACCTCCGAGATTCAGGAAATCTTTTGGCGGTATTAG
- a CDS encoding amidohydrolase — MAGEIADIVLTNGVVYTADQANTVCEAVAIKDNRILFVGGSHAAEDYLGGESRKIDLAGRMVIPGMLDTHIHPPGLSLLELYEVQLAHCNSLGEYLDAVKNFIAQRPDIEAVYGRGWSWSVLQGDELNKGPRKEYLDAVTQDIPVILRANDGHTLWLNSKALAVNGVTTATPTPAGGIIEKDPLSGELWGTLKEGAMRLIALPQYSMKQYREAIIAFQQKMNSFGITGILCLGSLAFQTIFEVCGELEQQGRLQLRVRGAVTVQPQEDLPKQFEAIDRLRRQYHTLSLQVTAAKFFTDGVVEGGTSHLLEPYAPPAGKGADYCGSFLWDMKELRQAFYLTNAANLQIHVHSTGDASTRKVLDALEYVRQQALKGDYRNTITHLQLVDPSDIPRFRQLDVVASVQPYWHFKSAHWWNNVDYRFLGQRAETEYPLGSFFAQGITVASSSDYPATVVPNPLLAMDIGVTRNMDRGSLYGLEDITDMNDERYLLNSKERATIQQMIKSFTINGAYAMFMEKEIGSIEAGKLADLVVLDQNLLTVPAIDIDKASVDMTFFDGRLVYEKNK; from the coding sequence TTGGCCGGTGAGATTGCTGATATAGTATTGACAAATGGCGTGGTGTATACTGCCGATCAGGCAAATACAGTATGTGAAGCTGTGGCAATCAAGGATAATAGAATCCTGTTTGTTGGCGGCAGCCATGCTGCGGAAGATTATCTCGGCGGTGAAAGCCGGAAAATTGATTTGGCGGGCCGGATGGTTATTCCCGGCATGCTGGATACTCATATCCATCCGCCGGGACTGTCACTGCTGGAATTGTATGAGGTGCAGTTAGCTCATTGCAACAGTTTGGGAGAATATCTGGACGCGGTAAAAAACTTTATTGCTCAGCGCCCGGATATCGAAGCAGTTTATGGCCGGGGCTGGTCCTGGAGTGTATTGCAGGGCGATGAATTAAACAAAGGTCCACGTAAAGAATACCTGGATGCGGTGACCCAGGACATACCGGTGATATTAAGAGCCAATGACGGGCACACCCTCTGGCTGAACTCCAAGGCTCTGGCGGTGAACGGCGTAACTACCGCGACCCCAACACCGGCGGGCGGCATCATCGAAAAGGACCCGTTAAGCGGCGAGCTTTGGGGAACACTGAAGGAAGGGGCCATGCGGCTGATTGCCTTGCCTCAGTATAGTATGAAACAGTATCGGGAAGCCATAATTGCTTTTCAGCAAAAAATGAACAGTTTTGGCATTACCGGCATTCTGTGCCTGGGCAGCCTGGCCTTTCAAACTATTTTTGAGGTTTGCGGTGAGCTGGAGCAACAAGGCCGGCTGCAGCTTCGTGTCCGGGGGGCCGTGACCGTCCAGCCCCAGGAGGATTTGCCTAAACAGTTTGAGGCTATAGACAGGCTGCGCCGGCAGTATCATACACTGTCCTTACAGGTAACTGCCGCTAAGTTTTTTACCGACGGCGTAGTGGAAGGCGGTACCAGTCATCTCCTGGAGCCTTATGCGCCCCCGGCTGGCAAGGGAGCTGATTACTGCGGCAGTTTTTTATGGGATATGAAAGAGCTGCGGCAGGCTTTCTATCTGACCAATGCAGCCAACCTGCAAATCCATGTTCACTCTACCGGCGACGCCTCCACCCGCAAGGTGCTGGATGCTCTGGAATATGTCCGACAGCAGGCTCTGAAGGGAGATTATCGCAATACCATTACCCATTTGCAGCTGGTAGACCCGAGTGACATCCCCCGGTTTAGACAATTGGACGTAGTTGCCAGCGTGCAACCCTACTGGCATTTTAAAAGCGCTCATTGGTGGAATAATGTGGATTACCGGTTTTTAGGCCAGCGGGCCGAAACCGAATACCCTCTGGGCAGTTTCTTTGCCCAAGGCATCACGGTGGCTTCCTCATCTGACTATCCCGCCACCGTGGTGCCTAACCCTCTTTTGGCCATGGATATCGGCGTGACCCGCAACATGGACCGGGGGAGCCTGTACGGCCTGGAGGATATCACCGACATGAATGATGAGCGGTATCTCTTGAACTCCAAAGAGAGGGCCACCATTCAGCAAATGATCAAAAGCTTTACGATTAACGGCGCTTATGCCATGTTTATGGAGAAGGAAATCGGCTCGATCGAAGCGGGAAAATTGGCTGATCTCGTAGTGCTGGATCAAAATCTATTGACCGTTCCGGCCATAGATATCGATAAGGCCAGTGTGGACATGACCTTCTTTGACGGCAGGCTGGTTTATGAAAAAAATAAATAA
- a CDS encoding histidinol-phosphatase HisJ family protein translates to MLADYHVHTHHSGDSSYPMEDMILQAIRLGLDEICITEHMDYFRNDFTHMVNYDKYLKEYCCMQAKYQDKICIKFGVEFGVQVHTIKEFERDFAAYPFDFIILSNHQIDDKEFWIGDYQQGKTQLEYNREYYQAIFDVISDFKSYSVLGHLDMIKRYDREGILDDRVNEELIKNILKLAIADGKGLEVNTSCFRYGLPDLTPSRTILTWYYELGGKILTMGSDCHEENHLGHFLLSAKEELKTMGFKQFCTFDKMKPIFHDL, encoded by the coding sequence ATGTTAGCTGACTATCATGTCCATACACACCATTCCGGTGATTCGTCATACCCAATGGAGGATATGATTCTACAGGCGATTCGGCTGGGATTGGACGAGATTTGCATTACGGAGCATATGGACTATTTTAGAAACGACTTCACTCATATGGTGAATTACGATAAATACCTGAAAGAATATTGCTGCATGCAAGCGAAATATCAAGATAAAATTTGTATTAAGTTTGGCGTGGAGTTTGGTGTGCAAGTACATACCATCAAAGAGTTTGAACGTGATTTTGCCGCCTATCCATTTGATTTTATCATTCTATCGAACCATCAAATTGACGATAAGGAGTTTTGGATCGGAGACTATCAACAAGGGAAAACGCAGTTGGAATACAACCGGGAATATTATCAGGCAATCTTCGATGTAATTTCTGACTTTAAGAGCTACAGTGTCTTAGGGCATTTAGATATGATTAAGCGTTATGACCGGGAAGGCATACTGGATGACCGTGTTAATGAAGAACTGATAAAGAATATTTTAAAACTGGCCATTGCAGACGGTAAAGGCCTGGAAGTAAATACTTCCTGTTTTCGCTACGGACTGCCGGACCTTACTCCCTCGCGCACCATTTTAACCTGGTATTATGAACTGGGTGGTAAGATACTTACGATGGGGTCCGATTGTCATGAGGAAAACCATTTAGGGCACTTTCTTTTATCTGCGAAAGAGGAATTAAAGACGATGGGATTTAAGCAGTTTTGCACTTTTGACAAAATGAAACCCATTTTTCATGATCTATAA
- a CDS encoding MFS transporter produces the protein MSEKQNGFNLRIGDCPASKYPVPGLWEQISTRVAFFVGGIGVSAWAPLVPYAKGRLGIEEGALGLLLLCLGAGSIMAMPFSGVLAARFGCRLVILTASLLICASLPFLATAASIPAIVAAMLIFGAAMGMADVVINIQAVIVEKASGRSMMSGFHGLWSVGGFVGSGGVSVFLGMGVSPLVAVSGVVVVIVTLLLIFGRYLLPYGSEEEQGASFIFPKGIVLFIGFLSFIIFLAEGSMLDWSAVFLTSQRGVDFSYAGLGYSLFSIAMVIGRLTGDRIVFRLGGKKVVLFGGICAALGLVCVIFIPHWAVAFIGFGLVGLGASNIVPVLFSALGRQKVMPANLAVSSASTLAYSGVLAGPALIGFVAHTWNLSFAFFAVAVMLLVVAASSRVVTES, from the coding sequence ATGAGTGAGAAACAAAACGGATTTAATTTGCGGATAGGTGACTGCCCGGCTTCTAAATATCCGGTACCGGGTCTTTGGGAACAAATTTCCACACGGGTAGCTTTCTTTGTTGGCGGTATCGGGGTTTCGGCATGGGCTCCACTGGTTCCCTACGCGAAGGGGCGCCTGGGGATTGAGGAGGGGGCTTTGGGACTTCTGCTGCTGTGTCTGGGGGCCGGCTCGATTATGGCCATGCCTTTCTCTGGTGTGCTGGCAGCACGCTTTGGCTGCCGCCTGGTGATTTTGACTGCCAGTTTACTTATCTGCGCCTCTTTGCCGTTTCTTGCCACGGCGGCAAGCATTCCGGCAATCGTGGCTGCAATGCTGATTTTTGGCGCTGCAATGGGTATGGCCGATGTAGTGATTAATATCCAGGCTGTGATTGTCGAGAAAGCCAGCGGTCGAAGTATGATGTCCGGATTTCATGGGCTGTGGAGTGTTGGCGGTTTCGTTGGCTCAGGCGGTGTCAGTGTTTTTCTTGGCATGGGGGTATCCCCGCTGGTGGCAGTGTCAGGTGTCGTAGTGGTTATTGTAACTCTATTGCTGATCTTCGGAAGATATTTGCTGCCCTATGGAAGTGAGGAAGAACAGGGCGCATCATTTATTTTTCCTAAAGGAATTGTCCTCTTCATCGGATTTTTAAGTTTTATAATCTTTCTGGCAGAAGGATCCATGCTGGACTGGAGCGCCGTATTCTTAACCTCACAGCGCGGGGTTGATTTTTCTTATGCAGGACTCGGTTATTCGTTGTTTTCCATAGCAATGGTGATAGGCAGACTTACGGGGGACCGCATTGTTTTTCGATTGGGCGGCAAGAAAGTCGTTCTTTTTGGAGGAATCTGCGCGGCGTTAGGACTTGTCTGTGTCATATTCATTCCCCACTGGGCTGTGGCTTTTATTGGTTTTGGACTGGTCGGGCTGGGGGCTTCTAATATTGTGCCGGTACTGTTTTCCGCATTGGGGCGTCAGAAAGTCATGCCGGCAAATCTGGCGGTATCGTCTGCCAGTACGCTTGCCTATTCCGGCGTTTTAGCCGGACCTGCACTTATCGGTTTTGTTGCTCATACATGGAATCTTTCCTTTGCTTTTTTTGCTGTAGCGGTAATGCTGCTGGTTGTGGCAGCCAGTTCCCGTGTTGTAACTGAATCGTAA
- a CDS encoding porin, with the protein MKHGKTLLMAALLTLGTAAGVHAEEGDALEISGSLTGNWEHVEEKATDEEFDNTEQTFNLNLNYSFSDKLEAYLRYSYRHFGGDNSDEKISELDLYGIKYQLNEENALNIGSQEAELGVLSGLVDLTEVGKDAMMQGVTWDYGAEDADISAHVIGGETFDGDLTLAGLQLNKKMGDVTVSGEYLHLKDDTTDDKLSTFGLGAAYTFEKWGLAAEYLRSDADEDKTGYLAGVTYSFTDDNTLSLTYRNLKSASTLIGTYGNDTKGFELEWEKSFSDRWTLTLTHEKATTISTDEDTDTSTVEVSYSF; encoded by the coding sequence ATGAAACACGGGAAAACTTTATTGATGGCAGCACTGCTGACCCTGGGAACCGCTGCCGGGGTCCATGCGGAAGAAGGGGACGCCCTTGAAATTTCGGGAAGCCTCACTGGGAACTGGGAACATGTAGAAGAGAAAGCGACGGATGAAGAGTTTGATAATACCGAGCAAACCTTCAACCTGAATCTCAATTATTCGTTCTCAGACAAGCTGGAAGCATACCTGCGCTACAGCTACCGCCACTTCGGCGGCGATAATTCCGATGAAAAAATCTCCGAGTTGGACCTATACGGCATCAAGTATCAGTTGAACGAAGAAAATGCCCTGAACATAGGCTCTCAGGAAGCGGAACTGGGCGTTTTGTCCGGTCTGGTAGATTTGACCGAAGTTGGAAAAGATGCCATGATGCAGGGGGTTACCTGGGATTATGGCGCTGAAGACGCGGATATTAGCGCTCATGTGATCGGCGGTGAGACTTTTGACGGCGATCTTACCCTGGCAGGACTTCAGTTGAACAAGAAAATGGGAGATGTGACTGTATCCGGTGAATACCTGCACCTGAAGGATGATACTACGGATGATAAGCTATCTACTTTTGGCCTGGGTGCAGCCTACACCTTTGAGAAATGGGGATTGGCCGCCGAATATCTGCGGTCCGATGCGGACGAAGATAAGACCGGCTATTTAGCTGGCGTCACTTATTCATTCACTGATGACAACACCCTGAGTTTGACCTATCGCAACCTGAAAAGCGCTTCTACCCTCATCGGTACTTACGGAAATGATACCAAGGGCTTTGAACTGGAATGGGAGAAGTCCTTCAGCGATCGTTGGACCCTTACTCTGACCCACGAAAAGGCCACTACGATCAGCACTGACGAAGACACTGATACGAGCACAGTTGAAGTGTCATATAGCTTCTAA
- the feoB gene encoding ferrous iron transport protein B has product MSTKGKVYTVALAGNPNSGKTTIFNMLTGSKQHVGNYPGVTVEKREGSCSYNDVQLRIIDLPGTYSLTARAEDELVARQYILQEQPDVVVNVLDTANLERNLYLSLQLLELGRPLVLALNMADIAQQRGMKVDMERLSRLLGISVVNTVGNRSKGIKELLSSVYETVQSAGKKDAFTVNYGPELEAAVSNLTELLLSGNPAGGQYPARWMAIKLLENDQEIIALVKNAANGDKILQLAVEVRMALAKEAGEDAEMLIANRRYAHLDRIIKEVLVAENQDRLTLSDRLDQVLTSRIFGLPIFFALMWLLFNMVFTLSEQPAGWIEDGVALLGEWAGTYLPDGDLKSLVVDGMIGGVGGVIVFLPNIILLFLGIAILEDSGYMARAAFIMDRIMRAVGLHGKSFIPMLIGFGCGVPAVMGARTLENPRDRLVTILVVPLMSCSARLPVYTVLISAFFASEMAGTVLFSIYLAGIILAILMARIFRSFLLTGEAEPFVMEMPPYHVPTVRSILIHMWERCMLYLKKAGTVILAVSVIIWFLSSYPKEIEYSKDYEALTAAAEAAFTEQVAKEVAAPLNIEKIEDHSALAELIAKVKDLDETLAASGEELGEDSEEYRQAEIARDNEVAALKTANPAIFSAAAQYLELEAARDATAEQLAREQAGEDLAGSYAGGIGHAIEPLIKPLGFDWKIGIALFAGFAAKEVVVSTLGTIYSIGAVDETSVEITKMLAQDPTFSPLVAYTLMLFVLIYVPCLAAMAVIRRETNSWRWTFFTMGYTIALAWIVSFIVYRGGLLLGY; this is encoded by the coding sequence ATGAGCACAAAGGGAAAAGTATATACAGTTGCCTTAGCCGGCAATCCTAATTCCGGCAAAACAACGATTTTTAATATGCTAACCGGCTCCAAGCAGCATGTGGGCAACTATCCGGGAGTTACGGTGGAAAAACGGGAAGGAAGCTGTAGTTACAATGACGTGCAACTGAGAATCATCGACCTGCCGGGGACGTATAGCCTGACTGCCCGCGCTGAAGATGAGCTGGTGGCCCGTCAATATATTTTACAGGAACAGCCTGATGTAGTGGTGAATGTTCTGGATACAGCCAATCTGGAACGTAATCTTTATTTGTCGCTGCAGCTGCTGGAGTTGGGCCGCCCCTTGGTTCTGGCCCTCAATATGGCGGATATAGCGCAGCAGCGCGGCATGAAGGTTGACATGGAGCGGCTTTCCCGGCTGTTGGGCATTTCGGTCGTGAATACTGTGGGCAATCGCAGCAAAGGCATTAAAGAGCTGTTGTCTTCTGTGTATGAAACAGTGCAGTCTGCCGGTAAAAAAGATGCCTTTACAGTGAATTACGGACCGGAGTTGGAAGCAGCCGTATCCAATCTGACCGAATTGTTGCTCTCCGGGAATCCGGCCGGCGGTCAATATCCTGCCCGCTGGATGGCTATCAAGCTGCTGGAAAATGATCAGGAGATTATCGCTCTTGTAAAAAATGCGGCCAATGGCGATAAGATTCTGCAATTAGCGGTGGAAGTCCGCATGGCATTGGCGAAAGAAGCCGGTGAAGATGCTGAAATGCTCATTGCTAATCGCCGGTATGCCCATTTGGACCGTATTATTAAGGAAGTGCTGGTGGCAGAGAATCAGGACCGCCTCACTCTGTCGGACCGGCTGGACCAGGTGTTAACCAGCCGTATCTTTGGTTTGCCGATTTTTTTCGCACTTATGTGGCTTTTGTTTAATATGGTCTTTACTCTCTCGGAACAGCCGGCGGGCTGGATTGAAGACGGCGTAGCCCTGCTGGGTGAATGGGCCGGGACCTATCTGCCGGACGGAGACCTGAAGTCGCTGGTTGTGGATGGTATGATTGGCGGGGTAGGCGGCGTCATTGTGTTCCTGCCTAATATCATCCTCTTATTTTTGGGAATTGCCATCTTGGAAGACAGCGGCTATATGGCCCGGGCGGCTTTTATCATGGACCGGATCATGCGAGCCGTTGGCCTGCACGGCAAATCCTTCATTCCCATGTTGATCGGCTTTGGCTGCGGCGTTCCCGCGGTTATGGGCGCCAGAACCCTGGAGAATCCCCGTGATCGGCTGGTAACGATTTTGGTTGTGCCGCTGATGAGCTGCAGCGCCCGCCTGCCAGTGTACACCGTACTGATTTCGGCCTTCTTCGCATCGGAAATGGCGGGGACTGTGCTGTTTTCCATTTATCTGGCGGGCATTATCCTGGCTATCCTGATGGCCCGTATTTTCCGGAGCTTCCTGTTGACAGGAGAAGCCGAACCTTTTGTTATGGAGATGCCTCCTTATCATGTCCCGACAGTACGCAGCATCCTGATCCACATGTGGGAACGGTGCATGCTGTATTTGAAAAAAGCAGGCACTGTTATCCTGGCTGTTTCGGTTATCATCTGGTTTTTGAGCAGCTATCCCAAGGAGATCGAGTACTCTAAAGACTATGAAGCTTTAACGGCAGCGGCGGAAGCTGCCTTTACCGAACAGGTCGCGAAAGAAGTAGCAGCCCCGCTGAACATCGAGAAAATAGAAGACCATTCTGCACTGGCAGAACTTATTGCCAAAGTGAAAGACCTGGATGAAACTCTGGCTGCTTCCGGTGAAGAGTTGGGAGAAGACAGCGAAGAATACCGTCAGGCGGAAATCGCCAGAGACAATGAGGTCGCAGCCTTGAAAACAGCCAACCCGGCTATCTTCTCCGCTGCCGCTCAATATTTGGAGCTGGAAGCAGCCCGGGATGCAACGGCAGAACAACTGGCCAGGGAACAGGCCGGCGAAGATTTAGCCGGCAGCTATGCCGGTGGCATCGGACACGCTATTGAACCGCTGATCAAGCCCCTGGGGTTTGACTGGAAGATCGGCATCGCTCTGTTTGCCGGCTTTGCTGCCAAAGAGGTAGTGGTCAGCACCCTGGGCACGATCTACAGCATTGGTGCAGTAGATGAAACTTCGGTGGAAATCACGAAAATGCTGGCCCAGGATCCTACTTTCAGTCCCCTGGTGGCTTATACTCTGATGCTCTTTGTCCTGATTTACGTTCCTTGTCTGGCAGCCATGGCTGTTATCCGCCGAGAGACCAACTCCTGGAGGTGGACCTTCTTCACCATGGGCTATACGATCGCTTTAGCATGGATCGTCTCGTTCATTGTATATCGTGGCGGTTTGTTGTTAGGTTATTAG
- a CDS encoding FeoA family protein: MNKPLSQLVPGQAGKVSKITGNSAIQRRMVNMGLAVGTKVEVQKYAPLGDPIEIKLKGFNLSLRKAEAALIVADIAADTDNRRAG, translated from the coding sequence ATGAACAAACCCTTGAGTCAACTTGTGCCTGGCCAAGCGGGAAAAGTATCTAAAATTACCGGGAATAGTGCTATTCAGCGTCGGATGGTGAATATGGGATTAGCAGTCGGCACAAAAGTGGAAGTGCAGAAATACGCGCCGCTGGGTGATCCCATTGAAATAAAGCTAAAAGGATTTAATCTTTCTTTGCGTAAGGCGGAAGCTGCATTGATTGTAGCAGATATCGCAGCCGACACAGATAACAGGAGGGCAGGCTAA
- a CDS encoding sensor histidine kinase, whose product MFQSTFRRLTVLNSLVFLSVFVIFASAFYGYLAYRLFDQVDDALRARVNSFRLVRGRIASARVRPFFDPRIFLILRSSDGQAVSLSPFRTEESGDLTAIVADIELGDLRTKEYENHTYRVMSVPYPYEDKVLNMANVVQVQEIIAVSIVDTEVRLLHDLLWIMLGSLVLGLVGIIWAGYYLAKRAMVPIEAAWKKQQQFVADASHELRSPITGINSNAELMLRHPERTIEEESHRINNIIKETMRMAKLIAHLLTLARSDANEAELQLAPLDISELIGTVAEQFKPLAEMNQIELSVQITQKVELIADKERLHQLVVILLDNAFKYTPAGGQILISCFTADKQAVIYVQDTGQGIAPENLPRIFDRFFREDKARSRESGTGLGLAIAKWIVDKHGGKMGVESEVGKGTKFKVSFPGGNSR is encoded by the coding sequence ATGTTTCAAAGCACCTTTCGCCGGCTGACTGTCCTGAACTCCCTGGTATTTTTATCGGTGTTTGTTATTTTTGCCTCGGCTTTTTACGGCTATCTGGCCTACCGGCTGTTTGACCAGGTAGACGATGCCCTGCGGGCCAGGGTGAATTCCTTCCGGTTGGTAAGAGGGCGGATTGCCTCGGCTAGAGTCCGGCCTTTCTTTGATCCCCGCATTTTTTTGATCTTGCGCAGTTCTGACGGGCAGGCTGTCAGTTTATCCCCGTTTAGGACCGAGGAAAGCGGCGACCTGACGGCGATCGTAGCGGATATAGAATTGGGAGATCTGCGGACCAAGGAATATGAGAATCATACCTATCGGGTCATGAGTGTGCCTTATCCCTATGAAGACAAAGTTTTAAATATGGCCAATGTGGTCCAGGTGCAGGAAATCATAGCCGTCAGCATTGTGGATACCGAGGTCAGGCTGCTGCATGACCTGTTGTGGATTATGCTGGGTTCTTTGGTCTTAGGCCTTGTCGGCATTATTTGGGCCGGGTATTATCTCGCTAAGCGGGCGATGGTCCCCATTGAAGCGGCCTGGAAAAAACAGCAGCAGTTTGTGGCGGACGCGTCCCATGAACTGCGTTCGCCGATTACCGGCATCAACAGCAATGCGGAATTAATGCTGCGGCATCCTGAACGGACTATCGAAGAAGAGAGTCATCGCATCAATAATATCATTAAGGAAACCATGCGCATGGCGAAACTGATCGCCCATCTCCTTACCCTGGCCAGATCTGATGCCAACGAAGCCGAACTGCAACTGGCTCCGCTGGATATCAGTGAACTTATCGGGACGGTCGCCGAGCAATTTAAGCCTCTGGCCGAAATGAATCAAATCGAGCTTAGCGTCCAAATCACACAAAAGGTGGAACTGATCGCTGACAAAGAACGTTTGCATCAACTGGTCGTCATTCTGCTGGATAATGCTTTTAAATATACCCCGGCGGGGGGACAAATTCTTATTTCTTGTTTTACAGCGGATAAGCAGGCGGTCATTTATGTTCAGGATACCGGCCAGGGCATAGCCCCTGAGAACCTGCCGCGTATTTTTGACCGCTTCTTTCGCGAAGATAAAGCCCGGTCCCGGGAAAGCGGCACCGGGCTGGGCCTGGCCATCGCCAAATGGATCGTGGACAAGCATGGCGGCAAGATGGGGGTCGAAAGTGAAGTAGGGAAAGGGACGAAATTCAAGGTTTCTTTTCCCGGCGGCAATTCACGCTAA